The following coding sequences are from one Lolium rigidum isolate FL_2022 chromosome 6, APGP_CSIRO_Lrig_0.1, whole genome shotgun sequence window:
- the LOC124660175 gene encoding skin secretory protein xP2-like, which yields MERDNVGALALAVCLLCCVVGGAASAYSEPADPRHPTWQPSPGPVTARRGYYQGPAASPRQYHHGISPAPASSHYSAPAPTAGSDDLPSLPPPVYTRAPEPQQTTTTPHFGFPLEPTVGVASARPAGAPASGEGYPFIGSNPTVPLPTGVTDTATVRPLPDTGSGHADADGKVVGRAAAPVRARAAMIGLLVVFTSVMLSSCSWSS from the exons ATGGAGCGCGATAACGTCGGCGCACTCGCTCTCGCCGTCTGCCTTCTCTGCTGCGTCGTCGGCGGCGCCGCCTCGGCCTACTCGGAGCCGGCCGATCCCAGGCATCCCACG TGGCAACCTTCCCCTGGTCCTGTGACCGCGCGGCGAGGATACTACCAGGGCCCTGCTGCGTCGCCGCGCCAATACCACCACGGCATCTCGCCGGCGCCAGCGTCGTCGCACTACTCCGCTCCGGCGCCGACCGCCGGGTCCGACGACCTGCcgtccctcccgccgccggtgTACACCCGCGCACCGGAGCCGCAGCAGACGACCACGACGCCGCACTTCGGGTTCCCGCTGGAGCCCACGGTGGGCGTCGCGTCGGCGCGTCCGGCCGGAGCTCCCGCCAGCGGCGAGGGGTACCCGTTCATAGGCAGCAACCCCACCGTGCCGCTGCCCACCGGCGTCACGGACACCGCCACCGTGCGCCCGCTCCCCGACACAGGCAGCGGCCACGCCGACGCCGACGGCAAG GTAGTGGGCCGTGCCGCTGCGCCCGTCCGAGCCCGGGCCGCCATGATTGGTCTCCTGGTCGTCTTCACCAGCGTGATGTTGTCCTCCTGTTCCTGGAGTAGCTAG